Proteins encoded in a region of the Campylobacter geochelonis genome:
- a CDS encoding acyltransferase, whose amino-acid sequence MFFKIFWILRGIIYRPFFGKFKLPSYIGKPVFIGNFKRIFIGKRVRIFPGARIEVIGDNASITFEENISVGQNLHITSGANLIIGKNTTIAEGVMITDIDHDYKDINRHILEQKYILKETKIGENCFIGYGTVIQAGTILGRQCIVGANAVVRGHFPDYSVIVGIPARIIKRYDEESKIWRKTDKKGKFIDER is encoded by the coding sequence ATGTTTTTTAAAATATTTTGGATTTTAAGGGGTATTATTTATAGGCCGTTTTTTGGTAAATTTAAACTTCCTTCATATATAGGAAAACCTGTTTTTATAGGAAATTTTAAGAGAATTTTTATAGGAAAAAGAGTTAGAATTTTTCCTGGAGCTAGGATAGAAGTAATCGGCGATAACGCTTCTATAACGTTTGAAGAAAATATCTCGGTTGGTCAAAATTTGCATATTACTTCTGGAGCTAATTTAATAATTGGTAAAAATACAACTATAGCAGAAGGAGTAATGATTACAGATATTGATCATGATTATAAAGATATTAATAGACATATATTGGAGCAAAAATATATTTTAAAAGAGACAAAAATAGGTGAAAATTGTTTCATAGGATATGGCACTGTCATTCAAGCTGGGACAATTTTAGGCAGGCAATGTATAGTAGGAGCAAACGCTGTTGTGAGAGGACATTTTCCAGATTACTCTGTTATAGTTGGAATTCCAGCCAGAATCATAAAAAGATATGATGAAGAAAGTAAAATTTGGAGAAAAACAGATAAAAAAGGGAAATTTATAGATGAAAGATGA
- a CDS encoding ricin-type beta-trefoil lectin domain protein yields the protein MKHTIYLIFFSICLFISGCSSKPQQINYLAKYGGDINDQDPLKLGSNPTEPTKQKIPALVLGESKFFKNNLPTSSGTFQSDPVHGPNKRDPDNPFDDTKVFYNTPQISEFVSIVAHNDALMTLWALDYGNWVWAYPAIDSISFGDARIWKIIIYPKNFVQIQNKMTGTCLSSYLNGVVHYPCDNTNQSQFWQLNQFANGAVQLRNFATDTCLASDPTKGQSYYAINSVSCINEGEKALSQQWIISPPFVQTPPINLAQLNSGKKEF from the coding sequence ATGAAACACACGATATATCTAATCTTCTTTTCGATATGTTTGTTTATTTCTGGTTGTTCTAGTAAGCCCCAGCAGATAAACTATCTTGCAAAATATGGCGGAGATATTAACGATCAAGACCCATTAAAGCTTGGCTCAAACCCAACAGAGCCTACAAAACAAAAAATCCCAGCACTAGTTTTGGGCGAAAGTAAATTTTTTAAAAACAACTTGCCAACTTCTAGTGGAACGTTTCAAAGCGACCCAGTTCACGGACCAAACAAGCGAGATCCTGATAACCCATTCGATGATACAAAGGTTTTTTATAACACACCTCAAATCTCAGAATTTGTCTCCATCGTAGCTCACAACGACGCTCTTATGACTCTTTGGGCTTTGGATTATGGTAATTGGGTTTGGGCGTATCCTGCAATCGACAGCATAAGTTTTGGGGATGCAAGAATTTGGAAAATCATAATATATCCCAAAAATTTCGTTCAAATTCAAAACAAAATGACCGGCACTTGCTTGAGCTCTTATTTAAATGGAGTAGTTCATTATCCGTGCGATAATACAAATCAATCTCAATTTTGGCAGCTAAATCAGTTTGCAAACGGTGCAGTGCAACTTAGAAATTTTGCAACCGATACTTGTTTGGCTAGTGATCCCACAAAAGGACAAAGTTACTATGCTATAAATTCCGTTAGCTGCATAAATGAAGGCGAAAAAGCCCTATCTCAGCAGTGGATTATCTCGCCACCTTTTG